The following proteins are co-located in the Camelina sativa cultivar DH55 chromosome 12, Cs, whole genome shotgun sequence genome:
- the LOC104733588 gene encoding nucleolin-like: protein MTFPILLRVVLTHLAFSFQKVLAVANLSPYTKISDIKGLFTNMGVISVRLIVNNQGKHLGYAFVEFSCAYDANKALKEKNGEYLHDHKIFLMREHDETPDYVEAVAVQKKTIFVSHVSPQTEISHIISFFKDVGEVVHVRLIADNEGRHLGYGFVEFSSDNEAEKVRLKNGEYLHDSKIVLEVAEAPYDPPKYCIDYNVWYEDYLSQESLLMGENDEVVKGLDETPDFVEPFAVTNKTLFVSGLAFHTNFSDIVSFFEDVGEVVRVRIVIDHRGNHVGCGFIEFASTEEAEEAVEKKNGVSLYYSRYFKISLQLAEIAAPYPLPPKYSRERKPRILSRDNTSAASEFIGNTPFLRLDSKCSIEASLLDSTILCITIINFVLYQ from the exons ATGACATTTCCGATTCTGCTGAG GGTCGTGTTAACACACTTGGCCTTTTCATTTCAGAAAGTACTCGCTGTCGCCAATCTCTCTCCCTACACTAAAATATCAGATAT CAAAGGTTTATTTACAAATATGGGAGTTATTAGTGTTCGACTTATTGTGAACAACCAGGGCAAGCATTTGGGCTATGCCTTTGTTGAGTTTTCTTGTGCTTACGACGCAAACAAG GCTCTCAAAGAGAAGAATGGTGAATATTTGCACGATCATAAGATTTTTTTGATGAGAGAACATGATGAAACTCCTGATTATGTTGAG GCAGTTGCCGTACAGAAAAAGACGATCTTTGTCTCCCATGTCTCTCCCCAAACTGAAATATCACATAT CATCAGTTTCTTCAAAGATGTTGGAGAAGTTGTTCATGTTCGACTTATTGCAGACAACGAGGGCAGGCATTTGGGTTATGGCTTTGTTGAGTTTTCTTCTGATAACGAAGCAGAGAAGGTGAGACTA AAGAACGGTGAATATTTGCATGATAGCAAGATTGTTCTTGAAGTGGCTGAGGCTCCATACGATCCACCCAA GTATTGCATAGATTACAATGTTTG GTACGAAGACTACCTtagccaagaaagccttctgaTGGGAGAAAACGACGAGGTAGTGAAAGGACTTGATGAAACTCCCGATTTTGTTGAG CCATTTGCTGTAACAAATAAGACGCTCTTTGTTTCCGGTCTCGCTTTCCATACTAATTTTTCAGATAT TGTCAGTTTCTTCGAAGATGTTGGAGAAGTTGTTCGTGTTCGAATTGTTATAGACCACAGGGGTAATCATGTGGGCTGTGGGTTTATTGAGTTTGCTTCTACTGAGGAAGCAGAGGAG GCTGTTGAAAAGAAGAATGGTGTATCTTTGTACTACAGCCGCTACTTTAAGATTTCTCTTCAATTGGCAGAGATAGCAGCTCCTTACCCTCTCCCACCCAA GTATTCGAGAGAGAGGAAACCGCGGATCCTTAGCCGTGATAACACTTCTGCAGCTTCCGAGTTTATTGGCAACACGCCGTTTCTGCGATTAGATAGCAAATGCAGTATTGAGGCTAGTTTGCTTGACAGTACCATTTTATGCATAACCATCATAAATTTCGTCCTTTATCAATGA
- the LOC104731986 gene encoding leucoanthocyanidin dioxygenase: METAAASSRVELIVKGNLPEVPCQYIQPPEARPNLHNSVDGASIPTVDLSSSDSAREAIGDACRNWGAFHVINHGVPINLLDRMRSLGLSFFRDSPMDDKLRYACDSTSAASEGYGSRMLLGAKDDVVLDWRDYFDHHTFPLSRRNPSRWPIHPPDYRQVVGEYGDEMKKLAQMLLGMISESLGLPCSSIEEAVGEIYQNITVSYSPPCPQPELTLGLQSHSDMGAITLLIQDDVGGLQLYKDDQWLTVPPISDAILVLVADQTEIITNGIYKSAQHRAVTNANRARLSVATFHDPSKTARIAPVSQLSPPSYKEVVYGQYVSSWYSKGPEGKRNLDALLC; the protein is encoded by the exons ATGGAAACAGCGGCGGCGTCGTCTAGAGTAGAATTGATTGTTAAAGGCAACTTACCGGAGGTTCCTTGTCAGTACATTCAACCACCGGAAGCTCGACCTAATCTCCATAACTCCGTCGATGGAGCTTCGATCCCAACCGTCGATCTCTCGAGCTCCGATTCGGCGAGAGAAGCCATCGGTGACGCTTGTCGCAACTGGGGAGCCTTCCATGTGATCAACCATGGCGTTCCTATCAATCTCCTTGATCGGATGAGGTCTTTAGGTCTCTCTTTCTTCCGAGACTCTCCCATGGATGATAAGCTCCGCTACGCCTGCGATTCCACCTCCGCCGCGTCCGAAGGCTACGGCAGCCGTATGTTGCTGGGAGCTAaagacgacgtcgttttggacTGGAGAGACTACTTTGATCACCACACGTTCCCTCTCTCTCGCCGTAACCCTTCTCGTTGGCCGATTCATCCTCCTGACTACAG ACAAGTAGTTGGAGAATATGGTGATGAGATGAAGAAACTAGCTCAGATGCTTTTAGGGATGATCTCAGAGAGTTTGGGGCTTCCTTGTTCGTCTATAGAAGAAGCTGTTGGAGAAATCTATCAGAACATCACTGTGAGCTATTCCCCTCCTTGTCCACAGCCAGAGCTCACTCTTGGTCTCCAGTCACATTCCGATATGGGTGCTATTACTCTCTTGATTCAAGATGATGTTGGAGGTCTTCAGCTTTACAAGGATGACCAATGGCTCACTGTTCCTCCTATCTCTGATGCTATTCTCGTCCTTGTAGCTGATCAAACCGAG ATCATAACCAATGGGATTTACAAAAGTGCTCAACATAGAGCTGTAACTAATGCGAATCGGGCGAGGTTATCAGTCGCAACCTTTCATGATCCTTCCAAGACTGCAAGGATAGCACCAGTTTCTCAACTCTCACCACCGTCTTACAAGGAAGTTGTGTATGGTCAATATGTTTCTTCCTGGTACTCTAAAGGTCCTGAGGGTAAACGAAACCTCGATGCTCTCCTCTGCTGA
- the LOC104733587 gene encoding putative F-box/FBD/LRR-repeat protein At3g49480, which yields MGGEDRISELSDDLLVEILLFLPTKEAVATTFLSKRWRFVWRKLPRLDYKETGNSSSKSVWWFLDESMGFHNAPSVENLRINLGVQCPVDADVATCVAKAVDRCLRKLYFYLDWFSERITMPKSLYTCKTLTELILMGKILVDVPCEADLPSLYKLVLNNVVFKDEDSHVRLLSSCPVLKDLDVTRPDNVDDNVRKFTVKVPSLLRLTYMSLFFQEDDDDDSDVSLVIDTPDLVYLDIIDGLENSSCSINHMPRLMRALIDVDFYPDDNFLTSLSSIEYLELSPGEDHTIVPWCNAVIYTLLKECIISRFHPDLCESLVVLLSNCPKLEVLMVDSKYKFFPSYAFQPGSVPKCLSSHLMIFKWKAYEGTEVE from the coding sequence ATGGGCGGTGAAGACAGAATCAGTGAGTTGTCGGACGATCTACTCGTAGAGATATTATTGTTTCTTCCGACAAAAGAAGCAGTGGCCACAACGTTTTTGTCAAAACGATGGCGGTTTGTCTGGAGAAAGTTGCCTAGACTTGACTACAAAGAAACGGGAAACAGTAGTAGCAAGAGCGTCTGGTGGTTTCTTGACGAGTCAATGGGATTTCACAATGCACCTTCAGTAGAAAATTTGCGTATTAATCTCGGTGTACAATGTCCCGTTGATGCTGATGTTGCAACGTGTGTTGCAAAAGCAGTTGATCGCTGTTTGCGTAAGCTATACTTCTACCTCGACTGGTTTAGCGAGCGGATCACAATGCCGAAGAGTCTTTACACGTGCAAAACGCTTACGGAATTGATCCTCATGGGTAAGATTCTTGTGGATGTTCCTTGTGAGGCTGATCTCCCATCACTTTACAAGCTTGTTCTTAACAATGTTGTATTCAAAGACGAAGATTCTCATGTCAGGCTTTTATCAAGTTGCCCCGTTCTCAAGGATCTGGATGTGACTCGACCTGATAATGTGGATGATAATGTGAGAAAGTTCACTGTGAAAGTGCCTTCTCTACTGAGATTAACTTATATGAGTTTGTTCTTTCaggaagacgatgatgatgatagcgATGTGTCATTGGTTATAGACACCCCAGATTTAGTATATCTCGACATTATTGACGGATTGGAAAACTCCTCTTGCTCGATTAACCATATGCCTCGCCTTATGAGAGCACTTATTGATGTTGATTTTTACCCTGATGACAATTTTCTGACATCTCTTTCATCGATCGAGTATCTTGAGCTATCTCCTGGTGAAGATCATACAATCGTTCCATGGTGCAACGCCGTTATTTACACTCTACTTAAAGAGTGTATCATAAGTCGATTTCACCCGGACTTGTGTGAATCACTTGTGGTTTTGCTCTCTAATTGTCCTAAACTAGAGGTTTTAATGGTCGACTccaaatataagttttttcCTTCGTATGCGTTCCAACCGGGTTCTGTTCCCAAATGCTTGTCGTCTCATCTCATGATCTTTAAATGGAAAGCATACGAAGGAACAGAAGTTGAATAA